A genomic region of Micromonospora sp. NBC_01796 contains the following coding sequences:
- a CDS encoding Lrp/AsnC family transcriptional regulator, translating to MANGPTDDRRARRVTVREGANHALLDDVAKQIIEQLQEDGRRAYATIGRAVGLSEAAVRQRVQRLLDAGVMQIVAVTDPLQLGFPRQAMIGLKTDGDLEQVADRLAELDEVDYVVITAGSFDLLTEVVCRNDDHLLEILQRLRAVPGVVSTEAFVYLKLRKQTYSWGTP from the coding sequence ATGGCCAACGGGCCCACCGACGATCGCCGCGCACGACGAGTCACCGTACGCGAGGGCGCGAATCACGCCCTGCTCGACGATGTCGCGAAACAGATCATCGAACAGTTGCAGGAGGACGGGCGCCGGGCGTACGCGACGATCGGTCGGGCGGTCGGCCTCTCCGAGGCGGCCGTACGCCAGCGGGTGCAGCGGCTGCTCGACGCCGGGGTGATGCAGATCGTCGCGGTGACCGATCCGCTCCAGCTCGGCTTCCCCCGCCAGGCGATGATCGGCCTGAAGACCGACGGCGACCTGGAACAGGTGGCGGACCGCCTCGCCGAACTGGACGAGGTCGACTACGTGGTCATCACCGCCGGCTCGTTCGACCTGCTCACCGAGGTCGTCTGCCGCAACGACGACCACCTCCTGGAGATCCTGCAACGCCTACGCGCCGTCCCCGGCGTCGTCTCCACAGAAGCCTTCGTCTACCTAAAACTCCGCAAACAAACCTACTCCTGGGGCACCCCCTAA
- a CDS encoding IS4 family transposase: protein MSGPARDHIDLGVLTSTVPPDLVDEVIETTGCREQRRRVLPARVVIYFVLALTLFSAADGYRPPGYRAVLRILVLRWRGLCQGCVIASSSALTQARQRLGVKPFHLLFDRVRDSTNTPTTGSTYAFGRRLVAWDATTLPAPDTPANATEFGYHGQARKPTKKQVDSYLRRLGSTPLIRLMTLIDCGTHSIIDAAFDGVVTSSEPALARRLLASLTPGMLLLADRNFTSHDLWSHATATGADLIWRAKKNLQLVPTTHLPDGSFLATLPTRRETARLNGARARGRAPQPPRHGHQIRVVEFTITTTTGQDTRTDEYRLLTTLLDHHHAPAQQLATLYQQRWESETHYSFLKPRLIGTNTTLRSHTPTGITQEIYALLITYQALCHLRTEAATTANHDPDHISFTLTLRTARTALHQPPTHHTRNHTITDILNEPPLTRRHRTYPRQRRPTATPYPTKPRHQPRPPTHTHHHITITPSQTTTKITNQRLN from the coding sequence ATGAGTGGCCCAGCCCGCGATCACATCGATCTCGGGGTGTTGACCAGTACCGTCCCACCCGACCTGGTCGACGAGGTCATCGAGACCACCGGCTGCCGGGAACAACGACGCCGGGTCCTACCCGCCCGGGTGGTGATCTACTTCGTACTCGCGTTAACACTGTTCAGCGCCGCCGACGGCTACCGCCCACCGGGATACCGGGCCGTCCTACGGATCCTGGTCCTACGGTGGCGGGGCCTGTGTCAGGGATGCGTGATCGCGTCGAGCTCAGCGTTGACCCAGGCCCGGCAGCGACTCGGCGTCAAGCCCTTCCACCTGCTCTTCGACCGGGTCCGTGACTCCACCAACACCCCCACAACCGGCTCGACCTACGCCTTCGGTCGACGTCTCGTCGCATGGGACGCCACCACCCTCCCCGCCCCGGACACCCCCGCCAACGCCACCGAATTCGGCTACCACGGCCAAGCCCGCAAACCCACCAAAAAACAAGTGGACAGCTACCTACGCCGGCTCGGCAGCACCCCACTGATCCGACTCATGACACTCATCGACTGCGGCACCCACAGCATCATCGACGCCGCCTTCGACGGAGTCGTCACCTCCAGCGAACCCGCCCTCGCCCGGCGGCTCCTCGCCTCACTCACCCCCGGCATGCTCCTCCTCGCCGACCGGAACTTCACCAGTCACGACCTGTGGTCACACGCCACCGCCACCGGCGCCGACCTCATCTGGCGAGCGAAGAAGAACCTCCAACTCGTCCCCACCACCCACCTACCCGACGGCTCATTCCTCGCCACACTCCCCACCAGACGCGAGACCGCCCGCCTCAACGGCGCCCGCGCCCGCGGCCGCGCACCCCAACCACCACGCCACGGCCACCAAATCCGCGTCGTGGAATTCACCATCACCACCACCACCGGCCAAGACACCCGAACCGACGAATACCGGCTACTCACCACCCTGCTCGACCACCACCACGCCCCCGCGCAACAACTCGCCACCCTCTACCAACAACGCTGGGAATCAGAAACCCACTACAGCTTCCTCAAACCCCGCCTCATCGGCACCAACACCACCCTCCGCTCACACACACCCACCGGCATCACCCAAGAGATCTACGCACTCCTCATCACCTACCAAGCCCTCTGCCACCTCCGCACCGAAGCCGCCACCACCGCCAACCACGACCCCGACCACATCTCCTTCACCCTCACCCTCCGCACCGCCCGCACCGCCCTCCACCAACCCCCCACCCACCACACCCGCAACCACACCATCACCGACATCCTCAACGAACCACCACTCACCAGACGCCACCGCACCTACCCCCGCCAACGACGACCAACCGCCACCCCCTACCCCACAAAACCCCGCCACCAACCCCGACCACCCACCCACACCCACCACCACATCACCATCACACCCAGCCAAACCACCACCAAAATCACCAACCAACGCCTTAACTAA
- a CDS encoding DUF397 domain-containing protein, with the protein MDMTDARGRTSTRSSNNGGDCVEVADNLPGRVLVRTPGTATAAPSVSPPAAGRAFVALAKH; encoded by the coding sequence ATGGACATGACCGACGCCCGCGGGCGCACCTCCACCCGCAGCAGCAACAACGGCGGGGACTGCGTCGAAGTGGCGGACAACCTGCCCGGACGGGTCCTGGTCCGGACACCAGGAACCGCGACGGCGGCACCCTCAGTTTCGCCCCCCGCCGCAGGGCGAGCCTTCGTGGCCCTGGCGAAGCACTGA
- a CDS encoding Scr1 family TA system antitoxin-like transcriptional regulator — translation MRGQLEHLVKVAELPSVQFRVIPAAAPWRTGLAGPFVLAQLRDGKALGQPDR, via the coding sequence ATGCGGGGGCAGCTCGAACACCTGGTGAAGGTCGCCGAGCTTCCGTCTGTCCAGTTCCGGGTCATCCCCGCCGCCGCGCCGTGGCGCACCGGCCTGGCCGGTCCGTTCGTCCTCGCCCAGCTCAGGGACGGCAAAGCGTTGGGACAGCCTGACCGGTGA
- a CDS encoding aspartate aminotransferase family protein, which translates to MANATDHLWMHFTRMSGYRDAEVPTIVRGEGAYVWDSQGRRYLDGLAGLFVVNAGHGRTELAEAAAKQAAELAYFPLWSYAHPTAIELAERIASLTPGDLNRVFFTTGGSEAVESAWKLARAYFKRTGKPTKYKVISRYIAYHGTSMGALSITGLPGIKTDFEPLVPGAIKVPNTNFYRAPEHGDDPEAFGRWAADEIGRAIEREGPDTVAAVFLEPVQNSGGCFPPPPGYFDRVREICDQYDVLLVSDEVICSWGRLGEYFGAQRYGYQPDIITTAKGITSGYAPLGAMIASDRLIEPFLANTEMFAHGITFGGHPVSCAVALANLDVFAREDLIGHVRANEGSFRTTLERLHDLPIVGDIRGDGYFYGIELVKDKTTRETFDEAESERLLRGFLSTALFEAGLYCRADDRGDPVVQLAPPLIADQRQFDEIEQILRTVLTEAWRLV; encoded by the coding sequence ATGGCCAACGCCACCGACCACCTCTGGATGCACTTCACCCGGATGTCCGGGTACCGCGACGCGGAGGTGCCGACCATCGTCCGGGGCGAGGGTGCGTACGTCTGGGACAGCCAGGGGCGCCGCTACCTCGACGGGTTGGCCGGGCTCTTCGTGGTCAACGCCGGGCACGGCCGTACCGAGCTGGCCGAGGCGGCAGCCAAGCAGGCCGCCGAGCTGGCGTACTTCCCGCTCTGGTCGTACGCGCACCCGACCGCGATCGAGCTGGCCGAGCGGATCGCCTCGCTGACTCCGGGCGACCTGAACCGGGTCTTCTTCACCACCGGGGGCTCGGAGGCGGTGGAGTCGGCGTGGAAGCTGGCCCGCGCGTACTTCAAGCGGACCGGCAAGCCGACCAAGTACAAGGTGATCAGCCGGTACATCGCGTACCACGGGACGTCGATGGGTGCGCTGTCGATCACTGGGCTGCCGGGCATCAAGACGGACTTCGAGCCGCTGGTGCCGGGTGCGATCAAGGTGCCGAACACCAACTTCTACCGGGCGCCGGAGCACGGCGACGACCCGGAGGCGTTCGGCCGGTGGGCCGCCGACGAGATCGGGCGGGCGATCGAACGGGAGGGGCCCGACACCGTCGCCGCCGTGTTCCTGGAACCGGTACAGAACTCCGGCGGCTGCTTCCCGCCGCCGCCGGGTTACTTCGACCGGGTACGCGAGATCTGCGACCAGTACGACGTACTGCTCGTCTCCGACGAGGTGATCTGCTCCTGGGGCCGGCTCGGTGAGTACTTCGGCGCCCAGCGGTACGGCTACCAGCCCGACATCATCACCACAGCGAAGGGCATCACCTCCGGGTACGCCCCGCTCGGCGCGATGATCGCCAGCGATCGGCTGATCGAGCCGTTCCTCGCCAACACCGAGATGTTCGCCCACGGCATCACCTTCGGCGGGCACCCGGTCTCCTGTGCGGTCGCCCTGGCCAACCTCGACGTGTTCGCCCGCGAGGACCTGATCGGCCACGTACGGGCCAACGAAGGCAGCTTTCGGACCACTCTGGAACGTCTGCACGACCTGCCGATCGTCGGCGACATCCGGGGCGACGGCTACTTCTACGGCATCGAGCTGGTCAAGGACAAGACGACCAGGGAAACCTTCGACGAGGCCGAGTCCGAGCGGCTGCTGCGCGGTTTCCTGTCCACCGCCCTGTTCGAGGCGGGGCTCTACTGCCGAGCCGACGACCGCGGCGACCCGGTGGTGCAGCTCGCCCCGCCGCTCATCGCCGACCAGCGACAGTTCGACGAGATCGAGCAGATCCTGCGCACCGTGCTGACCGAGGCGTGGCGGTTGGTGTGA
- a CDS encoding NAD(P)/FAD-dependent oxidoreductase codes for MSTVEDDLTPQDPLPGDRDVDVAIVGAGYTGLWTAYYLAIADPSLRIAVLEKEIAGYGASGRNGGWCSALFATAMPKLARRHGRDAAIAMQRAMQTTVDEVGRVTAAEGIDCDWHRGGTVTLARGAAQLARARAEVDEAREYGFDESHLALLGPAEATRRCNAEGVLGGTFTPHCAAIHPAKLARGLVRVVRRHGVRVHERTPVTAIGPGRVRTPAGTVRAPIVIRATEGYTAGLPGHRRTLAPLYSLMVATEPLPAPVWERIGLAERETFSDFRRMIIYGQRTADDRLAFGGRGAPYHFRSRIRPEYDHEPRIFDALRECLATLFPVLGAEVAISHRWGGPLGVPRDWSTSVGLDRSTGLGWAGGYVGDGVATTNLAGRTLADLILGVSSDLTSLPWVGHRSRRWEPEPLRWLGVNAGLRLTNAADAVDR; via the coding sequence ATGTCCACAGTAGAAGACGACCTGACGCCGCAGGATCCGCTGCCCGGTGACCGGGACGTCGACGTCGCCATCGTCGGTGCCGGTTACACCGGGCTCTGGACGGCGTACTACCTCGCGATCGCCGACCCGTCGCTGCGGATCGCCGTACTGGAAAAGGAGATTGCCGGCTACGGCGCCTCCGGGCGAAACGGCGGCTGGTGCTCGGCGCTGTTCGCCACCGCCATGCCCAAGCTCGCCCGCCGGCACGGGCGGGACGCGGCGATCGCCATGCAGCGGGCCATGCAGACGACGGTGGACGAGGTCGGTCGGGTGACCGCCGCCGAGGGCATCGACTGCGACTGGCACCGGGGCGGGACGGTCACCCTGGCCCGGGGCGCGGCCCAACTCGCCCGGGCCCGCGCCGAGGTCGACGAGGCCCGTGAGTACGGCTTCGACGAGTCCCACCTCGCCCTGCTCGGACCGGCCGAGGCGACCCGCCGGTGCAACGCCGAGGGCGTGCTCGGCGGCACCTTCACCCCGCACTGCGCCGCGATCCACCCGGCCAAGCTGGCCCGTGGCCTGGTCCGGGTGGTCCGGCGACACGGTGTACGGGTCCACGAGCGGACCCCGGTCACCGCGATCGGGCCGGGCCGGGTGCGAACCCCCGCCGGAACGGTCCGGGCCCCGATCGTGATCCGGGCCACCGAGGGATACACCGCCGGCCTGCCCGGTCACCGGCGCACGCTGGCCCCGCTCTACTCGCTGATGGTGGCCACCGAGCCGCTGCCGGCGCCGGTGTGGGAGCGGATCGGGCTGGCCGAGCGGGAGACGTTCTCCGACTTCCGCCGCATGATCATTTATGGGCAACGGACCGCCGACGATCGGCTCGCCTTCGGCGGCCGGGGGGCGCCGTACCACTTCCGCTCCCGGATCCGCCCCGAGTACGACCACGAGCCGAGGATCTTCGACGCCCTCCGTGAGTGCCTGGCCACCCTCTTCCCCGTACTCGGGGCGGAGGTGGCGATCAGTCACCGCTGGGGTGGCCCGCTCGGGGTGCCCCGGGACTGGTCCACCTCCGTCGGGCTGGACCGCTCGACCGGGCTCGGCTGGGCGGGCGGTTACGTCGGCGACGGGGTGGCGACCACCAACCTCGCCGGGCGTACGCTCGCCGACCTGATCCTCGGGGTGAGCAGCGACCTGACCTCGCTGCCGTGGGTGGGACACCGGTCCCGCCGCTGGGAACCCGAGCCGCTGCGCTGGCTCGGCGTCAACGCAGGCCTTCGACTCACCAACGCCGCCGACGCGGTCGACAGGTAG
- a CDS encoding DUF3499 domain-containing protein — MRSPRRCSRNGCPRQAVATLTYVYNESTAVVGPLAAFAEPHTYDLCEQHARSLTAPRGWEVVRHEGEFEPPPPTTDDLVALAEAVREAARPVQRQDDIDIDLPPGQQTGRRGHLRVIPPTH, encoded by the coding sequence GTGAGGTCACCACGGCGTTGTTCGCGCAACGGCTGCCCCCGACAGGCCGTCGCCACGCTGACCTATGTCTACAACGAGTCGACCGCCGTGGTGGGTCCGCTGGCCGCCTTTGCCGAGCCGCACACGTACGACCTCTGTGAGCAGCACGCCCGCAGCCTGACCGCCCCGCGCGGCTGGGAGGTGGTCCGGCACGAGGGCGAGTTCGAGCCCCCGCCCCCGACCACCGACGACCTGGTCGCGCTCGCCGAGGCGGTACGCGAGGCGGCCCGCCCGGTGCAGCGCCAGGACGACATCGACATCGACCTGCCGCCCGGTCAGCAGACCGGCCGGCGCGGTCACCTCCGGGTCATCCCACCCACTCACTGA
- a CDS encoding metallopeptidase family protein translates to MTSPDHRRPGPGRRTRRDRHGRGLRGRLVPATVPLARTKAEIFDDLVLDTVETLERRFAKELAGVEFAVEDVPPDLNVYDSDVLEDGEVPLARLLPGRPGRQEVPPRIVLYRRPLEFRAMDREDLADLVHDVIIEQVANLLGVDPDELA, encoded by the coding sequence ATGACCAGTCCGGACCACCGCCGGCCGGGGCCCGGGCGGCGTACCCGCCGGGACCGCCACGGCCGAGGCCTGCGCGGTCGGCTGGTGCCGGCGACGGTGCCGCTGGCGCGTACCAAGGCCGAAATCTTCGATGATCTTGTGTTGGACACCGTGGAAACCCTGGAACGGCGGTTCGCCAAGGAGCTGGCGGGTGTCGAGTTCGCCGTCGAGGACGTACCCCCGGATTTGAACGTCTACGACTCCGACGTCCTGGAGGACGGCGAGGTGCCGCTGGCCCGGCTGCTGCCGGGCCGACCGGGCCGGCAGGAGGTGCCGCCCCGGATCGTGCTGTACCGCCGACCGCTGGAGTTCCGGGCCATGGACCGGGAAGACCTGGCCGACCTCGTCCATGACGTGATCATCGAACAGGTCGCGAACCTGCTCGGCGTCGATCCGGACGAACTCGCCTGA
- a CDS encoding WhiB family transcriptional regulator, whose translation MDGRLEVADLLGNAPEWQERALCSQTDPEAFFPEKGGSTREAKRICSRCDVKAECLEYALGHDERFGIWGGLSERERRKLKRRVA comes from the coding sequence ATGGACGGCCGACTCGAGGTGGCCGACCTGCTCGGGAATGCGCCGGAGTGGCAGGAGCGGGCGCTCTGCTCGCAGACTGACCCGGAGGCGTTCTTTCCCGAGAAGGGCGGCTCGACCCGTGAGGCAAAGCGGATCTGCTCGCGCTGCGACGTGAAGGCCGAATGCCTGGAATACGCGCTCGGGCACGACGAACGGTTCGGTATCTGGGGTGGGCTCTCCGAGCGGGAGCGCCGCAAGCTCAAGCGTCGGGTGGCCTGA
- a CDS encoding bifunctional FO biosynthesis protein CofGH, with amino-acid sequence MADRIDSGPTVAPTEASLRRALKRAADGRAVDTDEAVALLSARGEPLDDLLAIAGAIRDAGLRDAGRPGVVTYSKKVFIPLTRLCRDRCHYCTFATVPHRLPAAYLDRDEVLAIAREGAAQGCKEALFTLGDRPEERWPAARQWLDERGYDSTLDYVRACAVAVLEETGLLPHLNPGVLSWAELQRLKPVAPSMGMMLETTATRLWSEPGGPHYGSPDKEPAVRLRVLDDAGRVGVPFTTGLLIGIGETPAERVDALFAIRRTHREYGHIQEVIVQNFRAKPDTAMRGMPDAELHDLAATVAVARVLLGPGARIQAPPNLIAGEFDLLLRAGIDDWGGVSPVTPDHVNPERPWPQIEELASRTAAAGFTLRERLTIYPEYVRRGDPWLDPRIGPHVGALSDPATGLAVESALPVGRPWQEPEDAYVPGGRTDLHTTIDTTGRTDDRRGDFDSVYGDWAQLAAHVDEGAAALRAGGGAAERLPADLLAGLRLASENPAALLEPRHEAATMALFAADGTALDELCRVADDVRRSAVGDDITYVVNRNINFSNVCYVGCRFCAFAQRERDADAFRLSVEQVADRAEEAWQAGATEVCMQGGIDPKLPVTVYADIVRAVKARVPGMHVHAYSPMEIVTAAAKAGVSVRDWLTQLRDAGLDTIPGTAAEILDDDVRWVLTKGKLPAATWVEVVSTAHELGIRSSSTMMYGHVDHPGQWLGHFRVLAGVQDRTGGFTEFVALPFVHTNAPIYLAGIARPGPTWRENRVVHAMARLLLHGRIDNIQCSWVKLGDEGTVEMLRGGCNDLGGTLMEETISRMAGSDNGSARTVAQLEAIAAAAGRPARRRTTAYGHTG; translated from the coding sequence GTGGCTGATCGCATCGACTCCGGTCCGACCGTGGCTCCGACCGAGGCGAGCCTGCGTCGGGCGTTGAAGCGCGCCGCCGACGGCCGGGCGGTGGACACCGACGAGGCCGTCGCGCTGCTGAGCGCACGCGGTGAACCGCTGGACGACCTGCTCGCGATCGCCGGTGCGATCCGGGACGCGGGCCTGCGCGACGCCGGCCGTCCCGGCGTGGTCACGTACTCCAAAAAGGTTTTCATCCCGCTGACCCGGCTCTGCCGGGACCGCTGCCACTACTGCACCTTCGCCACCGTGCCGCACCGGCTGCCCGCCGCCTACCTGGACCGCGACGAGGTGCTGGCGATCGCCCGCGAGGGCGCCGCCCAGGGCTGCAAGGAAGCGCTGTTCACCCTCGGTGACCGCCCGGAGGAACGCTGGCCGGCGGCCCGGCAGTGGCTCGACGAGCGTGGTTACGACTCCACACTGGACTACGTACGCGCCTGCGCGGTGGCGGTGCTGGAGGAGACCGGACTGCTGCCGCACCTCAACCCCGGTGTGCTCTCCTGGGCCGAGTTGCAGCGGCTCAAGCCGGTGGCGCCGAGCATGGGGATGATGCTGGAGACGACCGCCACCCGGCTCTGGTCCGAGCCCGGCGGTCCGCACTACGGCTCCCCGGACAAGGAACCCGCCGTACGGCTGCGGGTGCTCGACGACGCCGGACGGGTCGGGGTCCCGTTCACCACCGGTCTGCTGATCGGCATCGGGGAGACCCCGGCCGAGCGGGTGGACGCGCTGTTCGCGATCCGCCGCACCCACCGGGAGTACGGCCACATCCAGGAAGTCATCGTGCAGAACTTCCGCGCCAAGCCGGACACGGCGATGCGCGGCATGCCCGACGCCGAGCTGCACGACCTGGCCGCGACCGTGGCGGTGGCGCGGGTGCTGCTCGGCCCCGGCGCCCGGATCCAGGCGCCGCCGAACCTGATCGCCGGTGAGTTCGACCTGCTGCTGCGGGCCGGGATCGACGACTGGGGCGGCGTGTCACCGGTGACCCCGGACCACGTCAACCCGGAGCGCCCCTGGCCGCAGATCGAGGAGCTGGCCAGCCGTACCGCCGCCGCCGGGTTCACCCTGCGGGAACGGCTCACCATCTACCCGGAGTACGTCCGTCGCGGCGACCCGTGGCTCGACCCGAGGATCGGGCCGCACGTGGGTGCGCTCTCCGACCCGGCGACCGGGCTCGCGGTCGAGTCGGCGCTGCCGGTCGGTCGGCCGTGGCAGGAGCCGGAGGACGCGTACGTGCCCGGCGGGCGGACCGACCTGCACACGACCATCGACACCACCGGGCGGACCGACGACCGGCGCGGCGACTTCGACAGCGTCTACGGCGACTGGGCGCAGCTCGCGGCCCACGTCGACGAGGGTGCGGCGGCGTTGCGGGCCGGTGGCGGTGCGGCCGAGCGGCTCCCCGCCGACCTGCTGGCCGGGCTGCGGCTGGCATCGGAGAATCCGGCGGCCCTGCTGGAGCCACGGCACGAGGCGGCCACGATGGCGCTCTTCGCCGCCGACGGCACCGCCCTGGACGAGCTGTGCCGGGTGGCCGACGACGTACGGCGCTCGGCTGTCGGTGACGACATCACGTACGTGGTCAACCGCAACATCAACTTCAGCAACGTCTGTTACGTCGGCTGCCGCTTCTGCGCCTTCGCCCAGCGGGAACGGGACGCCGATGCGTTCCGGCTCTCCGTCGAGCAGGTCGCCGACCGGGCCGAGGAAGCCTGGCAGGCCGGTGCCACCGAGGTCTGCATGCAGGGCGGGATCGACCCGAAGCTCCCGGTCACCGTGTACGCCGACATCGTCCGGGCGGTGAAGGCACGGGTGCCGGGGATGCACGTGCACGCGTACTCGCCGATGGAGATCGTCACCGCGGCGGCCAAGGCGGGCGTCTCCGTACGGGACTGGCTGACCCAGTTGCGCGACGCCGGGCTCGACACCATTCCGGGCACCGCCGCCGAGATCCTCGACGACGACGTGCGCTGGGTCCTGACCAAGGGCAAACTGCCCGCCGCGACCTGGGTCGAGGTGGTCAGCACCGCGCACGAGCTCGGCATCCGCTCCAGCTCAACGATGATGTACGGCCACGTCGACCACCCCGGGCAGTGGCTCGGGCACTTCCGGGTGCTGGCCGGGGTGCAGGACCGTACCGGTGGCTTCACCGAGTTCGTGGCGCTCCCGTTCGTGCACACCAACGCCCCGATCTACCTGGCCGGCATCGCCCGCCCCGGCCCCACCTGGCGGGAGAACCGGGTCGTCCACGCCATGGCCCGGCTGCTGCTGCACGGGCGGATCGACAACATCCAGTGCTCCTGGGTGAAGCTCGGCGACGAGGGCACGGTGGAGATGCTCCGGGGTGGGTGCAACGACCTCGGCGGCACCCTGATGGAGGAGACCATCTCCCGGATGGCCGGCTCCGACAACGGCTCGGCCCGTACGGTGGCGCAGTTGGAGGCCATCGCGGCGGCGGCCGGACGGCCCGCGCGGCGGCGCACCACGGCCTACGGGCACACCGGCTGA
- the cofD gene encoding 2-phospho-L-lactate transferase — MHIVVLTGGIGGARFLAGVRAYAATTGDEVTAVVNVGDDVIMHGLRICPDLDSVMYTLGGGADPERGWGRVGETWTIKEELAGYGAEPSWFGLGDKDIATHLVRTNMLNAGYPLSAVTEALCARWQPGVRLLPATDDRLETHVVVDAPADDAGDGGGQRAIHFQEWWVRHRGAIPTHRFVFVGAEAAKPAAGVLDALAGADVVLVAPSNPVVSIAPILAVPGLREALTANRAPVVGVSPIIGDAPVRGMADRCLSVLGVPVSAAGVGALYGARATGGILDGWLVDTTDAQTSVPDLTVRAAPLWMTDETATVAMVRAALELA; from the coding sequence ATGCACATCGTGGTACTCACCGGCGGCATCGGCGGAGCCCGCTTCCTGGCCGGCGTACGGGCGTACGCGGCTACGACGGGCGACGAGGTGACCGCCGTGGTCAACGTCGGCGACGACGTGATCATGCACGGGCTGCGGATCTGCCCCGACCTGGACAGCGTCATGTACACCCTGGGTGGCGGCGCCGACCCGGAGCGCGGCTGGGGACGGGTCGGTGAAACCTGGACGATCAAGGAAGAACTCGCCGGGTACGGCGCGGAGCCGAGCTGGTTCGGGCTGGGCGACAAGGACATCGCCACCCACCTCGTACGGACGAACATGCTCAACGCCGGCTACCCGCTCTCGGCGGTGACGGAAGCGCTCTGCGCCCGCTGGCAGCCCGGCGTACGGCTGCTGCCGGCGACCGACGACCGCCTGGAGACGCATGTGGTGGTCGACGCCCCGGCCGACGACGCGGGTGACGGCGGCGGACAGCGGGCGATCCACTTCCAGGAGTGGTGGGTACGCCACCGCGGCGCCATCCCGACCCACCGGTTCGTGTTCGTCGGTGCCGAGGCGGCGAAACCGGCGGCCGGGGTGCTCGACGCGCTCGCCGGGGCGGACGTGGTGCTGGTGGCGCCGAGCAACCCGGTGGTGAGCATCGCCCCGATCCTGGCGGTGCCGGGGCTGCGCGAGGCGCTGACCGCCAACCGGGCCCCGGTGGTCGGGGTGTCACCGATCATCGGCGACGCCCCGGTACGCGGCATGGCCGACCGGTGCCTGTCGGTGCTCGGCGTGCCGGTCTCCGCCGCCGGGGTGGGTGCCCTGTACGGCGCCCGCGCGACCGGTGGGATCCTCGACGGCTGGTTGGTGGACACCACGGACGCGCAGACGTCGGTGCCGGACCTGACCGTCCGGGCCGCCCCGCTCTGGATGACCGACGAGACCGCGACCGTGGCGATGGTCCGGGCCGCGCTGGAGCTGGCGTGA